A genomic stretch from Neodiprion fabricii isolate iyNeoFabr1 chromosome 3, iyNeoFabr1.1, whole genome shotgun sequence includes:
- the LOC124178995 gene encoding uncharacterized protein LOC124178995 isoform X2: MLGGSGGAEGAGSCGLAELGCKDGHCVPLDAYCDGKDDCGDGSDEPALCTPCNRTYHGVEGRTYKLVLLRPVQVRLPFFCHLTFTAGGPGHGELVQLLWEEFKIGRLDPAAEDATGSCPEGSLQLAELGRPFTGGSWCGAGKGRASYYSETSTVTASVRLFHAPTSVPFEFSLRYRFVARSEAIARLGQPGLPFERGAPVPGTYCSRNFYECYRKRCRVQSPNYPGEYPRNATCLLNLRQKEVPTCKHAMMAVRPSAPGPAGLAASNATLAVWQDCPPERDRIVIRDGTGPDDPVLLTYCGGPLPRVTARGPTMLVEFRSSSLAIPLGASALRLELEAEVVFVDSDGLDYARGTQGCHFFVNGTAWRSGVLKAPLHSLPPGSSCTWNIQGLSGDRVWIYFSSYSQRDLTGNAESNVSARTDRPCAVKITLWDGTPSNGLPIVALCDEAPRLCAHAALRNATRATRPCTAEESYLTVAPTLTLKMESLPGTVLHTVNFQARYEFVATLQGGESWIEGACNRVWRKVRAGTITSPRDVRLFGRGGASRLECRYRVEGGPGERVRLTLHNASLGELTTCVSERDFHTGRPRCSPEVGSREAHLTLFEAPWRDFRLPRACLCDNTSHLPLTHISTSRALEITFLVDQQAPHEDFETVFFHASFELVRAPECPRKQRVRGEGGELRFVAPPLSRPDIYCEGLPWLVEARENRSLFLLTWGWFLPLDPNPANGQPVVSDAPRCPTSNRVLLYSGKPPKLLKVVCPAEPGAREYAVHVFSEEWLSAEGEGGVGRDAWLGPPRAPALLIDFVAREPGQAAASWLEISRSRSALRRQLRLPERGVENDTSATGDCPHRCPELGACIAASLWCDGRPHCPSGHDEEHCGNGARLLGMLPPAVWLFVAGTAGVVTAFACILAILIGPRNRREDSVTKDSTRERSRAEHQPKRPFWAQPPDSSSPVSWSTSTSTGRQQSRDTMLYFTVQVTNLTENTPSWCQDIGTVTGAYLCDTPPRSILGDF; the protein is encoded by the exons ATGCTAGGAGGATCGGGCGGTGCGGAGGGTGCGGGAAGCTGCGGGCTAGCGGAGCTGGGCTGCAAAGACGGGCATTGCGTGCCGCTCGACGCGTACTGCGACGGTAAGGACGACTGCGGAGACGGAAGTGACGAGCCGGCATTGTGCACGCCGTGCAACCGGACGTACCACGGGGTCGAGGGCCGGACGTACAAGCTGGTGCTCCTGCGGCCGGTTCAGGTGCGGCTACCCTTCTTCTGCCACCTGACATTCACAGCCGGGGGTCCGGGGCACGGCGAGCTGGTCCAACTGCTCTGGGAAGAGTTCAAGATCGGCCGATTGGACCCTGCCGCCGAGGACGCGACGGGCAGCTGCCCCGAAGGATCGTTGCAGCTCGCGGAGCTGGGTCGGCCCTTTACGGGGGGCTCATGGTGCGGTGCGGGAAAGGGGCGCGCCTCCTACTACAGCGAAACGAGCACCGTGACGGCCTCCGTCAGGCTCTTCCACGCTCCGACGTCGGTCCCCTTTGAGTTCAGCCTGCGGTACCGTTTCGTCGCGCGGAGCGAGGCGATCGCGCGGCTGGGCCAGCCGGGGCTACCGTTCGAGCGGGGGGCCCCTGTTCCGGGGACTTACTGCTCGAGGAACTTCTACGAGTGCTACCGTAAGCGGTGCCGCGTCCAGAGTCCGAACTACCCGGGGGAGTATCCGCGCAACGCGACCTGCCTGCTGAATCTTCGCCAGAAGGAGGTCCCCACCTGCAAGCACGCCATGATGGCCGTCAGGCCCAGTGCTCCGGGGCCCGCCGGCCTAGCCGCGAGTAACGCCACCCTCGCCGTCTGGCAGGACTGCCCCCCCGAACGGGACCGCATCGTCATTCGCGACGGCACGGGGCCCGACGACCCCGTGCTTCTCACCTACTGCGGGGGGCCCCTCCCTCGCGTCACGGCAAGGGGCCCGACCATGCTCGTAGAATTTCGCAGCTCGTCACTCGCCATTCCCCTCGGCGCGTCCGCGCTCAGGCTCGAACTCGAGGCCGAGGTCGTCTTCGTCGACTCCGACGGGCTCGACTACGCCCGCGGGACCCAGGGCTGCCACTTCTTCGTTAACGGCACAGCCTGGCGCTCCGGCGTCCTCAAGGCCCCTCTTCATTCTCTGCCGCCCGGATCGAGCTGCACCTGGAACATCCAGGGCCTCTCCGGCGATCGTGTATGGATTTACTTCTCGTCCTATTCTCAACGCGACCTCACTGGCAACGCCGAGAGCAACGTTAGCGCTCGGACCGATCGGCCCTGCGCCGTAAAAATCACCCTCTGGGACGGTACCCCGAGCAACGGGCTGCCCATCGTTGCTCTTTGCGACGAAGCACCGCGACTCTGCGCTCACGCCGCTCTCCGCAATGCCACCAGGGCCACTAGGCCATGCACCGCCGAAGAAAGCTACCTCACTGTCGCCCCGACTCTCACTCTTAAGATGGAAAGTTTGCCCGGAACGGTGCTGCACACAGTCAATTTTCAG GCACGGTACGAATTCGTGGCAACGTTGCAGGGCGGCGAGAGCTGGATCGAGGGTGCGTGCAATCGGGTGTGGCGGAAGGTGCGGGCTGGGACAATAACTTCACCGAGGGACGTCCGCCTCTTCGGCAGGGGTGGCGCGTCGCGACTGGAGTGCCGATATCGGGTCGAGGGGGGCCCGGGTGAGCGGGTCCGTCTCACCCTGCACAACGCGAGTCTCGGGGAGCTGACGACTTGCGTGAGCGAGCGGGACTTCCACACGGGGCGACCGCGCTGCTCACCGGAAGTCGGGTCGCGAGAGGCCCACCTGACGCTCTTCGAGGCGCCCTGGCGGGACTTCAGACTGCCGCGGGCCTGCCTTTGCGACAACACCTCGCACCTGCCCCTGACCCACATATCGACGAGCCGGGCCCTCGAGATCACGTTCCTCGTAGATCAGCAAGCCCCGCACGAGGACTTCGAGACGGTATTCTTCCACGCGAGCTTCGAGCTCGTCAGGGCGCCGGAGTGCCCCCGGAAACAGAGGGTCCGGGGCGAAGGTGGGGAGCTCAGGTTCGTCGCGCCCCCGCTGTCCAGGCCTGACATATACTGCGAGGGCCTCCCGTGGCTCGTTGAGGCCCGGGAAAATCGCTCGCTGTTTCTCCTCACTTGGGGCTGGTTCCTGCCCCTGGACCCAAACCCCGCCAACGGCCAGCCCGTCGTCAGCGACGCGCCGCGATGCCCAACGAGCAATCGCGTCCTCTTGTACTCCGGGAAGCCACCGAAACTTCTCAAGGTCGTCTGCCCAGCCGAGCCCGGTGCCCGAGAGTATGCTGTTCACGTCTTCTCCGAGGAGTGGCTCAGCGccgagggggaggggggcgtGGGCAGGGACGCCTGGCTGGGACCCCCAAGGGCCCCGGCCCTCCTCATCGACTTCGTCGCTAGGGAGCCGGGACAGGCCGCGGCTTCTTGGCTCGAAATATCCAGGAGCAGATCCGCCCTCCGGAGGCAGCTGAGACTCCCCGAACGTGGCGTCGAAAATGACACCTCTGCAACCGGTGATTGTCCGCACAGATGCCCGGAACTCGGTGCCTGCATCGCTGCCAGTCTATGGTGCGACGGCAGGCCCCATTGCCCGTCTGGTCACGATGAGGAACACTGTGGAAACGGGGCAAGGCTCTTGGGCATGCTTCCCCCAGCCGTTTGGCTCTTTGTCGCCGGGACCGCCGGCGTCGTTACGGCCTTTGCCTGTATCCTCGCTATCCTAATTG GTCCAAGAAATCGGCGCGAAGACTCCGTTACGAAGGACAGTACGAGGGAAAGAAGCCGCGCCGAGCACCAACCGAAGAGACCCTTTTGGGCGCAGCCTCCTGACAGCAGCAGCCCGGTTTCGTGGAGTACATCCACGTCGACCGGGAGACAACAGTCTAGAGACACGATGCTGTACTTTACCGTCCAAGTTACTAACTTAACTGAAAACACCCCCAGCTGGTGCCAAGATATCGGCACCGTTACAGGGGCGTATCTCTGTGATACACCGCCACGATCTATTTTAGGGGACTTCTAA
- the LOC124178995 gene encoding uncharacterized protein LOC124178995 isoform X3: MGRADAGGGWKGVWLSIIVMLGGSGGAEGAGSCGLAELGCKDGHCVPLDAYCDGKDDCGDGSDEPALCTPCNRTYHGVEGRTYKLVLLRPVQVRLPFFCHLTFTAGGPGHGELVQLLWEEFKIGRLDPAAEDATGSCPEGSLQLAELGRPFTGGSWCGAGKGRASYYSETSTVTASVRLFHAPTSVPFEFSLRYRFVARSEAIARLGQPGLPFERGAPVPGTYCSRNFYECYRKRCRVQSPNYPGEYPRNATCLLNLRQKEVPTCKHAMMAVRPSAPGPAGLAASNATLAVWQDCPPERDRIVIRDGTGPDDPVLLTYCGGPLPRVTARGPTMLVEFRSSSLAIPLGASALRLELEAEVVFVDSDGLDYARGTQGCHFFVNGTAWRSGVLKAPLHSLPPGSSCTWNIQGLSGDRVWIYFSSYSQRDLTGNAESNVSARTDRPCAVKITLWDGTPSNGLPIVALCDEAPRLCAHAALRNATRATRPCTAEESYLTVAPTLTLKMESLPGTVLHTVNFQARYEFVATLQGGESWIEGACNRVWRKVRAGTITSPRDVRLFGRGGASRLECRYRVEGGPGERVRLTLHNASLGELTTCVSERDFHTGRPRCSPEVGSREAHLTLFEAPWRDFRLPRACLCDNTSHLPLTHISTSRALEITFLVDQQAPHEDFETVFFHASFELVRAPECPRKQRVRGEGGELRFVAPPLSRPDIYCEGLPWLVEARENRSLFLLTWGWFLPLDPNPANGQPVVSDAPRCPTSNRVLLYSGKPPKLLKVVCPAEPGAREYAVHVFSEEWLSAEGEGGVGRDAWLGPPRAPALLIDFVAREPGQAAASWLEISRSRSALRRQLRLPERGVENDTSATGDCPHRCPELGACIAASLWCDGRPHCPSGHDEEHCGNGARLLGMLPPAVWLFVAGTAGVVTAFACILAILIGRSKKSARRLRYEGQYEGKKPRRAPTEETLLGAAS; encoded by the exons ATG GGCAGAGCTGATGCTGGGGGAGGTTGGAAAGGAGTATGGTTGAGCATAATCGTGATGCTAGGAGGATCGGGCGGTGCGGAGGGTGCGGGAAGCTGCGGGCTAGCGGAGCTGGGCTGCAAAGACGGGCATTGCGTGCCGCTCGACGCGTACTGCGACGGTAAGGACGACTGCGGAGACGGAAGTGACGAGCCGGCATTGTGCACGCCGTGCAACCGGACGTACCACGGGGTCGAGGGCCGGACGTACAAGCTGGTGCTCCTGCGGCCGGTTCAGGTGCGGCTACCCTTCTTCTGCCACCTGACATTCACAGCCGGGGGTCCGGGGCACGGCGAGCTGGTCCAACTGCTCTGGGAAGAGTTCAAGATCGGCCGATTGGACCCTGCCGCCGAGGACGCGACGGGCAGCTGCCCCGAAGGATCGTTGCAGCTCGCGGAGCTGGGTCGGCCCTTTACGGGGGGCTCATGGTGCGGTGCGGGAAAGGGGCGCGCCTCCTACTACAGCGAAACGAGCACCGTGACGGCCTCCGTCAGGCTCTTCCACGCTCCGACGTCGGTCCCCTTTGAGTTCAGCCTGCGGTACCGTTTCGTCGCGCGGAGCGAGGCGATCGCGCGGCTGGGCCAGCCGGGGCTACCGTTCGAGCGGGGGGCCCCTGTTCCGGGGACTTACTGCTCGAGGAACTTCTACGAGTGCTACCGTAAGCGGTGCCGCGTCCAGAGTCCGAACTACCCGGGGGAGTATCCGCGCAACGCGACCTGCCTGCTGAATCTTCGCCAGAAGGAGGTCCCCACCTGCAAGCACGCCATGATGGCCGTCAGGCCCAGTGCTCCGGGGCCCGCCGGCCTAGCCGCGAGTAACGCCACCCTCGCCGTCTGGCAGGACTGCCCCCCCGAACGGGACCGCATCGTCATTCGCGACGGCACGGGGCCCGACGACCCCGTGCTTCTCACCTACTGCGGGGGGCCCCTCCCTCGCGTCACGGCAAGGGGCCCGACCATGCTCGTAGAATTTCGCAGCTCGTCACTCGCCATTCCCCTCGGCGCGTCCGCGCTCAGGCTCGAACTCGAGGCCGAGGTCGTCTTCGTCGACTCCGACGGGCTCGACTACGCCCGCGGGACCCAGGGCTGCCACTTCTTCGTTAACGGCACAGCCTGGCGCTCCGGCGTCCTCAAGGCCCCTCTTCATTCTCTGCCGCCCGGATCGAGCTGCACCTGGAACATCCAGGGCCTCTCCGGCGATCGTGTATGGATTTACTTCTCGTCCTATTCTCAACGCGACCTCACTGGCAACGCCGAGAGCAACGTTAGCGCTCGGACCGATCGGCCCTGCGCCGTAAAAATCACCCTCTGGGACGGTACCCCGAGCAACGGGCTGCCCATCGTTGCTCTTTGCGACGAAGCACCGCGACTCTGCGCTCACGCCGCTCTCCGCAATGCCACCAGGGCCACTAGGCCATGCACCGCCGAAGAAAGCTACCTCACTGTCGCCCCGACTCTCACTCTTAAGATGGAAAGTTTGCCCGGAACGGTGCTGCACACAGTCAATTTTCAG GCACGGTACGAATTCGTGGCAACGTTGCAGGGCGGCGAGAGCTGGATCGAGGGTGCGTGCAATCGGGTGTGGCGGAAGGTGCGGGCTGGGACAATAACTTCACCGAGGGACGTCCGCCTCTTCGGCAGGGGTGGCGCGTCGCGACTGGAGTGCCGATATCGGGTCGAGGGGGGCCCGGGTGAGCGGGTCCGTCTCACCCTGCACAACGCGAGTCTCGGGGAGCTGACGACTTGCGTGAGCGAGCGGGACTTCCACACGGGGCGACCGCGCTGCTCACCGGAAGTCGGGTCGCGAGAGGCCCACCTGACGCTCTTCGAGGCGCCCTGGCGGGACTTCAGACTGCCGCGGGCCTGCCTTTGCGACAACACCTCGCACCTGCCCCTGACCCACATATCGACGAGCCGGGCCCTCGAGATCACGTTCCTCGTAGATCAGCAAGCCCCGCACGAGGACTTCGAGACGGTATTCTTCCACGCGAGCTTCGAGCTCGTCAGGGCGCCGGAGTGCCCCCGGAAACAGAGGGTCCGGGGCGAAGGTGGGGAGCTCAGGTTCGTCGCGCCCCCGCTGTCCAGGCCTGACATATACTGCGAGGGCCTCCCGTGGCTCGTTGAGGCCCGGGAAAATCGCTCGCTGTTTCTCCTCACTTGGGGCTGGTTCCTGCCCCTGGACCCAAACCCCGCCAACGGCCAGCCCGTCGTCAGCGACGCGCCGCGATGCCCAACGAGCAATCGCGTCCTCTTGTACTCCGGGAAGCCACCGAAACTTCTCAAGGTCGTCTGCCCAGCCGAGCCCGGTGCCCGAGAGTATGCTGTTCACGTCTTCTCCGAGGAGTGGCTCAGCGccgagggggaggggggcgtGGGCAGGGACGCCTGGCTGGGACCCCCAAGGGCCCCGGCCCTCCTCATCGACTTCGTCGCTAGGGAGCCGGGACAGGCCGCGGCTTCTTGGCTCGAAATATCCAGGAGCAGATCCGCCCTCCGGAGGCAGCTGAGACTCCCCGAACGTGGCGTCGAAAATGACACCTCTGCAACCGGTGATTGTCCGCACAGATGCCCGGAACTCGGTGCCTGCATCGCTGCCAGTCTATGGTGCGACGGCAGGCCCCATTGCCCGTCTGGTCACGATGAGGAACACTGTGGAAACGGGGCAAGGCTCTTGGGCATGCTTCCCCCAGCCGTTTGGCTCTTTGTCGCCGGGACCGCCGGCGTCGTTACGGCCTTTGCCTGTATCCTCGCTATCCTAATTGGCAG GTCCAAGAAATCGGCGCGAAGACTCCGTTACGAAGGACAGTACGAGGGAAAGAAGCCGCGCCGAGCACCAACCGAAGAGACCCTTTTGGGCGCAGCCTCCTGA
- the LOC124178995 gene encoding uncharacterized protein LOC124178995 isoform X1: MGRADAGGGWKGVWLSIIVMLGGSGGAEGAGSCGLAELGCKDGHCVPLDAYCDGKDDCGDGSDEPALCTPCNRTYHGVEGRTYKLVLLRPVQVRLPFFCHLTFTAGGPGHGELVQLLWEEFKIGRLDPAAEDATGSCPEGSLQLAELGRPFTGGSWCGAGKGRASYYSETSTVTASVRLFHAPTSVPFEFSLRYRFVARSEAIARLGQPGLPFERGAPVPGTYCSRNFYECYRKRCRVQSPNYPGEYPRNATCLLNLRQKEVPTCKHAMMAVRPSAPGPAGLAASNATLAVWQDCPPERDRIVIRDGTGPDDPVLLTYCGGPLPRVTARGPTMLVEFRSSSLAIPLGASALRLELEAEVVFVDSDGLDYARGTQGCHFFVNGTAWRSGVLKAPLHSLPPGSSCTWNIQGLSGDRVWIYFSSYSQRDLTGNAESNVSARTDRPCAVKITLWDGTPSNGLPIVALCDEAPRLCAHAALRNATRATRPCTAEESYLTVAPTLTLKMESLPGTVLHTVNFQARYEFVATLQGGESWIEGACNRVWRKVRAGTITSPRDVRLFGRGGASRLECRYRVEGGPGERVRLTLHNASLGELTTCVSERDFHTGRPRCSPEVGSREAHLTLFEAPWRDFRLPRACLCDNTSHLPLTHISTSRALEITFLVDQQAPHEDFETVFFHASFELVRAPECPRKQRVRGEGGELRFVAPPLSRPDIYCEGLPWLVEARENRSLFLLTWGWFLPLDPNPANGQPVVSDAPRCPTSNRVLLYSGKPPKLLKVVCPAEPGAREYAVHVFSEEWLSAEGEGGVGRDAWLGPPRAPALLIDFVAREPGQAAASWLEISRSRSALRRQLRLPERGVENDTSATGDCPHRCPELGACIAASLWCDGRPHCPSGHDEEHCGNGARLLGMLPPAVWLFVAGTAGVVTAFACILAILIGPRNRREDSVTKDSTRERSRAEHQPKRPFWAQPPDSSSPVSWSTSTSTGRQQSRDTMLYFTVQVTNLTENTPSWCQDIGTVTGAYLCDTPPRSILGDF, translated from the exons ATG GGCAGAGCTGATGCTGGGGGAGGTTGGAAAGGAGTATGGTTGAGCATAATCGTGATGCTAGGAGGATCGGGCGGTGCGGAGGGTGCGGGAAGCTGCGGGCTAGCGGAGCTGGGCTGCAAAGACGGGCATTGCGTGCCGCTCGACGCGTACTGCGACGGTAAGGACGACTGCGGAGACGGAAGTGACGAGCCGGCATTGTGCACGCCGTGCAACCGGACGTACCACGGGGTCGAGGGCCGGACGTACAAGCTGGTGCTCCTGCGGCCGGTTCAGGTGCGGCTACCCTTCTTCTGCCACCTGACATTCACAGCCGGGGGTCCGGGGCACGGCGAGCTGGTCCAACTGCTCTGGGAAGAGTTCAAGATCGGCCGATTGGACCCTGCCGCCGAGGACGCGACGGGCAGCTGCCCCGAAGGATCGTTGCAGCTCGCGGAGCTGGGTCGGCCCTTTACGGGGGGCTCATGGTGCGGTGCGGGAAAGGGGCGCGCCTCCTACTACAGCGAAACGAGCACCGTGACGGCCTCCGTCAGGCTCTTCCACGCTCCGACGTCGGTCCCCTTTGAGTTCAGCCTGCGGTACCGTTTCGTCGCGCGGAGCGAGGCGATCGCGCGGCTGGGCCAGCCGGGGCTACCGTTCGAGCGGGGGGCCCCTGTTCCGGGGACTTACTGCTCGAGGAACTTCTACGAGTGCTACCGTAAGCGGTGCCGCGTCCAGAGTCCGAACTACCCGGGGGAGTATCCGCGCAACGCGACCTGCCTGCTGAATCTTCGCCAGAAGGAGGTCCCCACCTGCAAGCACGCCATGATGGCCGTCAGGCCCAGTGCTCCGGGGCCCGCCGGCCTAGCCGCGAGTAACGCCACCCTCGCCGTCTGGCAGGACTGCCCCCCCGAACGGGACCGCATCGTCATTCGCGACGGCACGGGGCCCGACGACCCCGTGCTTCTCACCTACTGCGGGGGGCCCCTCCCTCGCGTCACGGCAAGGGGCCCGACCATGCTCGTAGAATTTCGCAGCTCGTCACTCGCCATTCCCCTCGGCGCGTCCGCGCTCAGGCTCGAACTCGAGGCCGAGGTCGTCTTCGTCGACTCCGACGGGCTCGACTACGCCCGCGGGACCCAGGGCTGCCACTTCTTCGTTAACGGCACAGCCTGGCGCTCCGGCGTCCTCAAGGCCCCTCTTCATTCTCTGCCGCCCGGATCGAGCTGCACCTGGAACATCCAGGGCCTCTCCGGCGATCGTGTATGGATTTACTTCTCGTCCTATTCTCAACGCGACCTCACTGGCAACGCCGAGAGCAACGTTAGCGCTCGGACCGATCGGCCCTGCGCCGTAAAAATCACCCTCTGGGACGGTACCCCGAGCAACGGGCTGCCCATCGTTGCTCTTTGCGACGAAGCACCGCGACTCTGCGCTCACGCCGCTCTCCGCAATGCCACCAGGGCCACTAGGCCATGCACCGCCGAAGAAAGCTACCTCACTGTCGCCCCGACTCTCACTCTTAAGATGGAAAGTTTGCCCGGAACGGTGCTGCACACAGTCAATTTTCAG GCACGGTACGAATTCGTGGCAACGTTGCAGGGCGGCGAGAGCTGGATCGAGGGTGCGTGCAATCGGGTGTGGCGGAAGGTGCGGGCTGGGACAATAACTTCACCGAGGGACGTCCGCCTCTTCGGCAGGGGTGGCGCGTCGCGACTGGAGTGCCGATATCGGGTCGAGGGGGGCCCGGGTGAGCGGGTCCGTCTCACCCTGCACAACGCGAGTCTCGGGGAGCTGACGACTTGCGTGAGCGAGCGGGACTTCCACACGGGGCGACCGCGCTGCTCACCGGAAGTCGGGTCGCGAGAGGCCCACCTGACGCTCTTCGAGGCGCCCTGGCGGGACTTCAGACTGCCGCGGGCCTGCCTTTGCGACAACACCTCGCACCTGCCCCTGACCCACATATCGACGAGCCGGGCCCTCGAGATCACGTTCCTCGTAGATCAGCAAGCCCCGCACGAGGACTTCGAGACGGTATTCTTCCACGCGAGCTTCGAGCTCGTCAGGGCGCCGGAGTGCCCCCGGAAACAGAGGGTCCGGGGCGAAGGTGGGGAGCTCAGGTTCGTCGCGCCCCCGCTGTCCAGGCCTGACATATACTGCGAGGGCCTCCCGTGGCTCGTTGAGGCCCGGGAAAATCGCTCGCTGTTTCTCCTCACTTGGGGCTGGTTCCTGCCCCTGGACCCAAACCCCGCCAACGGCCAGCCCGTCGTCAGCGACGCGCCGCGATGCCCAACGAGCAATCGCGTCCTCTTGTACTCCGGGAAGCCACCGAAACTTCTCAAGGTCGTCTGCCCAGCCGAGCCCGGTGCCCGAGAGTATGCTGTTCACGTCTTCTCCGAGGAGTGGCTCAGCGccgagggggaggggggcgtGGGCAGGGACGCCTGGCTGGGACCCCCAAGGGCCCCGGCCCTCCTCATCGACTTCGTCGCTAGGGAGCCGGGACAGGCCGCGGCTTCTTGGCTCGAAATATCCAGGAGCAGATCCGCCCTCCGGAGGCAGCTGAGACTCCCCGAACGTGGCGTCGAAAATGACACCTCTGCAACCGGTGATTGTCCGCACAGATGCCCGGAACTCGGTGCCTGCATCGCTGCCAGTCTATGGTGCGACGGCAGGCCCCATTGCCCGTCTGGTCACGATGAGGAACACTGTGGAAACGGGGCAAGGCTCTTGGGCATGCTTCCCCCAGCCGTTTGGCTCTTTGTCGCCGGGACCGCCGGCGTCGTTACGGCCTTTGCCTGTATCCTCGCTATCCTAATTG GTCCAAGAAATCGGCGCGAAGACTCCGTTACGAAGGACAGTACGAGGGAAAGAAGCCGCGCCGAGCACCAACCGAAGAGACCCTTTTGGGCGCAGCCTCCTGACAGCAGCAGCCCGGTTTCGTGGAGTACATCCACGTCGACCGGGAGACAACAGTCTAGAGACACGATGCTGTACTTTACCGTCCAAGTTACTAACTTAACTGAAAACACCCCCAGCTGGTGCCAAGATATCGGCACCGTTACAGGGGCGTATCTCTGTGATACACCGCCACGATCTATTTTAGGGGACTTCTAA